In uncultured Fibrobacter sp., a single window of DNA contains:
- the rhuM gene encoding RhuM family protein, with protein MDKKEEKGEIVLYQPDGEVRLEVRVENETVWLNRQQLALLFNRDIKTVGKHITNALREECQNSVVAKFATTADDGKIYQVEHYDLDMILSVGYRVKSANGIKFRRWANQVLKDYMLKGYAVNQRKIATDLQIVDRLHEQRQLIEDQNVKIEGVEKSIAEQDSRLSAVEQRIDFFVKASQTPTGGILATGTRFDGLVLIADLVKSAKRSVVFIDPYATIEVLKFAAMRMKGVKAVIYSPRITPEFKEAVALHKKQYPDLDLKTMRTIHDRFLLIDDTVYHFGASFKDMGNEMTAYSVLNFVTPEEVIEKVQESTNA; from the coding sequence ATGGATAAAAAAGAAGAAAAAGGTGAAATTGTGCTCTACCAGCCGGATGGTGAAGTCCGGTTGGAGGTTCGTGTTGAAAACGAGACCGTATGGCTGAATCGTCAACAATTGGCGCTATTGTTCAATCGTGACATTAAAACGGTAGGTAAGCATATCACAAATGCTTTGAGGGAAGAATGTCAAAATTCAGTTGTCGCAAAATTTGCGACAACTGCCGATGACGGCAAAATTTATCAAGTTGAGCACTATGATTTAGACATGATTTTGTCTGTGGGTTATCGTGTAAAATCGGCAAATGGTATTAAATTCCGCCGCTGGGCAAATCAAGTGCTCAAAGACTATATGCTCAAAGGGTACGCCGTAAACCAACGAAAAATTGCAACAGACTTGCAAATTGTAGACCGTTTGCATGAGCAGCGGCAGCTAATTGAGGACCAAAATGTAAAAATTGAAGGTGTGGAAAAATCCATAGCCGAACAGGATTCCCGCCTTTCTGCGGTCGAACAACGCATCGATTTCTTCGTCAAGGCTTCGCAAACTCCTACAGGAGGCATACTTGCGACTGGAACACGTTTTGACGGGCTCGTTTTAATTGCTGATCTCGTGAAGTCGGCGAAGCGTTCTGTAGTTTTTATTGACCCGTATGCCACAATCGAAGTACTGAAATTTGCGGCGATGCGTATGAAGGGCGTCAAGGCCGTTATTTATTCTCCAAGAATCACTCCCGAATTCAAGGAGGCTGTAGCCTTGCACAAAAAGCAATATCCTGACCTAGATTTAAAGACGATGCGGACGATTCACGACCGGTTCCTGCTGATTGATGACACAGTCTATCACTTTGGGGCTAGTTTCAAAGATATGGGCAATGAAATGACCGCTTATAGCGTTCTGAACTTTGTGACCCCTGAGGAGGTTATCGAGAAAGTACAGGAAAGCACCAATGCTTGA
- a CDS encoding family 43 glycosylhydrolase — protein sequence MKNILFVSSVLALACTGFAQKIVITTNYTADPAPYVHGDTVYLYTTHDEDNADGFMMYDWLLHTSTDMVNWTSHGAVASLDDIKWSTKTNGAWAEQVIERDGKWFMYVPIHGNGISVLVADNPYGPFKEPLNKALVWQREHWNDIDPTVWIDDDGQAYMYWGNPELYMIKLNKDMTSTQGSIVTYPKIKDYQEGPWVYKHGNNYYMTFASTCCAEGIGYAMSDKITGPWTYKGDIMPHSSRSNGNHPGIIDFKGKSYVFGLNYELWRYKSEKMGQKYQHKERRSVGLSEMKYNADGTIQKIDYWPDNGVAQLEDFDPYKRVEAETMSWGEDVRVRKSGTAGNTVITNLSEGKYTKISGVEFGDAGAESFSASVLSVKKASSITVRLDKVDGEIVGKAEFSADGLVTAPLTGAVGKHDVFFVFAGDFEADYWEFEDSKTSIPQGPFCKAKLSDPEAKCDAPVVGAKVEGTANFIDFENYDVGGAGKAYYDMDTKNQGGEYREDRVDIVKNGDGFAVGYTQKGEWLEYTVNVQAGGKLPFELSYASGMDNTGVRLFLDDEPITDTLALTGTGDFDTYGTFKGTTIKELTEGEHVLKVLVTSDYVNLDWIAFGESEGSAEDIRNGTTGIVPKIAHNGAGAAGMANAFARAAGSYRVFDLMGSELGNIRLNAGATLTDLKAGLKTAGYQGGAYVIRNAAGQTLRINFGK from the coding sequence ATGAAAAATATCTTATTCGTTTCTTCCGTATTGGCCTTGGCTTGTACGGGTTTCGCTCAGAAAATTGTAATCACGACGAACTATACGGCGGACCCGGCGCCCTATGTCCATGGGGATACGGTTTACCTGTACACGACCCACGACGAGGACAATGCCGACGGGTTCATGATGTACGACTGGCTGTTGCACACTTCCACGGACATGGTCAACTGGACCAGCCACGGTGCCGTAGCGAGCTTGGATGACATCAAGTGGAGCACAAAAACCAACGGAGCCTGGGCGGAACAGGTCATCGAGCGCGACGGCAAGTGGTTCATGTACGTCCCCATTCACGGCAACGGCATTTCCGTTCTGGTGGCGGACAACCCTTACGGCCCCTTCAAGGAACCTTTGAACAAGGCCCTGGTCTGGCAGCGCGAGCACTGGAACGATATCGACCCTACCGTCTGGATTGACGACGACGGGCAGGCCTACATGTACTGGGGCAACCCCGAATTGTACATGATCAAGTTGAATAAGGACATGACTAGTACTCAGGGCTCCATCGTCACCTACCCCAAGATCAAGGATTACCAGGAAGGGCCCTGGGTCTATAAGCACGGCAACAATTACTACATGACTTTCGCATCCACCTGCTGTGCCGAAGGTATCGGGTATGCCATGAGCGACAAGATTACGGGCCCCTGGACCTACAAGGGCGACATTATGCCGCATTCTTCGCGCAGTAACGGAAACCACCCGGGTATCATCGATTTCAAGGGGAAATCCTACGTTTTCGGCCTGAATTACGAACTTTGGCGTTACAAGTCCGAGAAGATGGGCCAGAAATACCAACACAAGGAGCGTCGTTCTGTCGGCCTTTCCGAAATGAAGTACAACGCCGACGGCACTATTCAAAAGATTGACTATTGGCCGGACAATGGCGTGGCCCAGCTGGAAGATTTCGACCCGTACAAGCGCGTGGAAGCGGAAACCATGTCCTGGGGCGAAGACGTGAGGGTCCGTAAGAGCGGTACCGCCGGCAATACGGTCATCACCAATCTTTCCGAAGGAAAATACACCAAGATTAGCGGCGTGGAATTCGGCGACGCGGGCGCGGAAAGCTTCTCGGCGTCCGTGCTGAGCGTCAAGAAGGCGTCGAGCATCACCGTGCGCCTGGACAAGGTGGATGGCGAAATCGTCGGCAAGGCGGAATTTAGCGCTGACGGCCTAGTGACAGCGCCGCTGACCGGTGCGGTCGGCAAGCACGACGTGTTCTTCGTGTTCGCGGGCGATTTCGAGGCGGACTACTGGGAATTCGAGGACAGCAAGACTTCCATTCCGCAGGGCCCGTTCTGCAAGGCGAAACTCAGCGACCCCGAGGCAAAATGCGACGCGCCGGTCGTGGGCGCGAAGGTCGAGGGCACGGCCAACTTCATCGACTTCGAGAACTACGACGTGGGCGGTGCGGGCAAGGCTTACTACGACATGGATACCAAGAACCAGGGCGGCGAATACCGCGAAGACCGCGTGGACATCGTGAAAAACGGCGACGGATTTGCCGTGGGCTACACGCAGAAGGGCGAATGGCTGGAATACACCGTGAACGTGCAGGCCGGCGGGAAGCTCCCCTTCGAGCTCAGTTACGCTAGCGGCATGGACAACACGGGCGTGCGCCTGTTCTTGGACGACGAGCCGATTACCGACACGCTCGCGCTCACGGGCACCGGAGATTTCGACACCTACGGCACCTTCAAGGGCACGACCATCAAGGAACTCACCGAGGGCGAGCACGTGCTCAAGGTGTTGGTGACAAGCGACTACGTGAACCTCGACTGGATTGCATTTGGGGAAAGCGAAGGCAGTGCCGAGGACATCCGCAACGGAACCACGGGCATCGTGCCGAAAATCGCCCATAACGGCGCCGGAGCCGCGGGCATGGCAAACGCTTTCGCGAGGGCCGCTGGCAGCTATAGGGTATTCGACCTGATGGGCTCCGAGCTCGGGAACATCCGCCTGAACGCCGGCGCAACACTCACGGACCTCAAGGCCGGACTCAAGACCGCCGGTTACCAGGGTGGAGCCTATGTGATTAGGAATGCCGCCGGACAGACCCTGCGAATCAATTTCGGGAAATAA
- a CDS encoding fibrobacter succinogenes major paralogous domain-containing protein, which translates to MKLAESSSSVEKGSSSSTNNAEIKPNNYYKTNCPGGIICKYVTTEFLNQEFLASDKYGEVLDERDGQVYKTIEIGSQTWIAQNLNYKKGKSWCYKNESDSCLKYGVLYSWATAIDSLALITNLGQDCGYKKKCTLPSKVQGICPDGWHLPDTTEWSNLFKAAGGKSAAGTNLKSQTGWYAHGNGTDLVGFAALPAGYRTNYDEKYNRITELTRFWNATEGDASYTHYVDFHYNDEQASFGFYLKDSGYSVRCVKDAD; encoded by the coding sequence TTGAAACTGGCAGAATCTTCTTCTAGTGTTGAGAAAGGTAGTTCGTCAAGTACAAATAATGCCGAAATTAAGCCTAACAATTATTACAAAACAAATTGTCCAGGGGGGATTATATGCAAATATGTAACTACGGAATTTTTAAATCAGGAATTTCTTGCTTCGGATAAATACGGAGAAGTCCTTGACGAACGAGATGGACAAGTGTATAAAACAATTGAAATAGGTTCTCAGACGTGGATTGCTCAAAACTTGAATTACAAGAAAGGGAAAAGCTGGTGCTATAAAAATGAGTCTGACAGTTGCTTGAAGTATGGCGTCCTTTATAGTTGGGCTACGGCTATTGATTCTCTTGCTTTAATAACCAATTTAGGACAAGATTGTGGATATAAGAAAAAATGTACATTGCCTTCGAAAGTTCAGGGAATTTGTCCTGATGGCTGGCATCTGCCTGATACGACAGAATGGTCGAATTTGTTTAAGGCCGCAGGAGGAAAATCTGCCGCCGGAACGAATCTTAAATCGCAGACAGGGTGGTATGCTCATGGGAACGGAACGGATTTGGTTGGCTTTGCAGCCTTGCCTGCGGGGTACAGAACAAATTATGATGAAAAATATAATCGTATTACGGAACTAACCCGTTTCTGGAATGCCACAGAGGGAGATGCTAGTTATACTCATTATGTGGATTTTCATTATAATGATGAACAAGCTTCCTTCGGCTTTTATCTAAAAGATTCAGGATACAGTGTGCGTTGTGTAAAGGATGCCGATTAA
- a CDS encoding type II toxin-antitoxin system RelE/ParE family toxin: protein MEYSLFLTEQAKSDLDEIYSYISVELKSKKSAENVIDALHQAMKGLSLIPSRYHQFPNEPWLSEGVRYFTVRNYSIFYTVDENNLSVSIVHVIYGKRNLPQVLSNR from the coding sequence ATGGAATACTCCCTTTTTCTCACTGAACAGGCAAAATCCGATTTAGACGAAATATACTCCTATATTTCGGTTGAACTTAAATCGAAAAAATCCGCTGAAAATGTGATAGACGCACTTCATCAGGCTATGAAGGGCTTGTCGCTTATACCTAGCCGTTATCATCAGTTTCCAAACGAACCTTGGCTTTCAGAAGGGGTGCGGTATTTTACAGTTCGCAATTATTCAATCTTTTATACGGTAGATGAAAATAATTTGAGCGTTTCCATCGTACATGTAATCTACGGCAAACGAAATCTGCCCCAGGTCCTGTCAAACCGCTAG
- a CDS encoding DUF2442 domain-containing protein: MLHVIDVKYIGDYKISVEFNDGCRFVADFESVIKSDHRPIVQQLADINIFKDFTLQAHTITWSNGVDFAPEFIKSLG, encoded by the coding sequence ATGCTTCATGTGATTGATGTGAAATATATTGGCGATTACAAGATATCTGTCGAATTCAACGACGGATGCCGTTTTGTCGCTGATTTCGAAAGCGTCATCAAGTCGGACCACCGACCTATCGTGCAGCAACTTGCAGATATCAATATCTTTAAGGATTTCACGCTGCAAGCGCACACAATCACATGGTCGAACGGAGTTGACTTCGCCCCGGAATTCATCAAGAGCCTTGGTTAA
- a CDS encoding DUF2442 domain-containing protein, with the protein MAEITEKDVKRVWVEKDAVCVELKDGRIGKELVRDYEPLRNATREQLENCRVDLDGVWFDDLDEGLAFSEFFALKKNSTE; encoded by the coding sequence ATGGCTGAAATTACAGAAAAAGACGTGAAAAGAGTCTGGGTGGAAAAGGATGCTGTTTGTGTTGAATTGAAAGATGGACGCATTGGCAAGGAACTTGTCCGCGATTACGAACCACTTAGAAACGCAACAAGAGAACAGTTGGAAAATTGTCGTGTTGACCTCGACGGGGTTTGGTTTGATGATCTTGACGAGGGCTTGGCTTTTTCAGAATTCTTTGCTCTGAAGAAGAATTCCACCGAATAG
- the grpE gene encoding nucleotide exchange factor GrpE: MAEDLNQQEPTTEEKAKFEQDVLKAAEEAMKMDDSTSSPTGGDKGPEPAEETSSAEQPAEAAEAAPSAEEVLKQQLADANDRTLRLMAEFDNYRRRTAKEQLELIETANGKLLEKLSEVQDNFERAFASENKAQDLEAFEKGMQMIYNQFAKILTDAGLEQIDPTGAEFDPNMHEALMQQPSETVPEGHVVTVFQKGYKLKNKILKTAKVIVSSGK; encoded by the coding sequence ATGGCAGAAGATTTGAATCAGCAGGAACCGACCACAGAAGAAAAGGCAAAATTCGAACAAGACGTGCTCAAGGCCGCCGAAGAAGCAATGAAAATGGATGATTCTACAAGCTCGCCCACCGGTGGTGATAAGGGCCCTGAGCCTGCCGAAGAGACATCTAGCGCCGAACAACCCGCTGAAGCCGCCGAAGCCGCCCCCTCTGCTGAAGAAGTCCTGAAGCAACAACTCGCCGACGCCAACGACCGAACCCTCCGCTTGATGGCCGAATTCGACAACTACCGCCGCCGCACCGCCAAGGAACAGCTCGAACTCATCGAGACCGCGAACGGCAAGCTCCTGGAGAAACTCTCCGAAGTCCAGGACAACTTCGAGCGCGCCTTCGCGAGCGAAAACAAGGCCCAGGATTTGGAAGCCTTCGAAAAAGGCATGCAGATGATTTACAACCAGTTCGCAAAGATTTTGACCGACGCGGGCCTCGAGCAAATCGACCCCACCGGCGCGGAATTCGACCCGAACATGCACGAAGCGCTGATGCAGCAGCCCAGCGAGACCGTACCCGAAGGCCACGTGGTGACCGTATTCCAGAAGGGCTACAAGCTTAAGAACAAGATTTTGAAGACCGCAAAGGTGATCGTCTCCTCCGGGAAATAA